The Budorcas taxicolor isolate Tak-1 chromosome 25, Takin1.1, whole genome shotgun sequence genome includes a region encoding these proteins:
- the LOC128068750 gene encoding interferon-induced transmembrane protein 3-like — translation MNCTSQLVFTGAHGAVPPAYELLKEEHEVAVLGAPQSPAPVTTTVINIRSDTAVPDHIVWSLFNTVFMNWCCLGFVAFAYSVKSRDRKMVGDITGAQSYASTAKCLNICALVLGLLLTIVLIILVSTISL, via the exons ATGAACTGCACATCCCAGCTCGTATTCACTGGGGCCCACGGTGCGGTGCCCCCAGCCTATGAGTTGCTCAAGGAGGAGCACGAGGTGGCCGTGCTGGGGGCGCCCCAGAGCCCGGCGCCCGTGACGACCACGGTGATCAACATCCGCAGCGACACCGCCGTGCCCGACCACATCGTGTGGTCCCTGTTCAACACCGTCTTCATGAACTGGTGCTGCCTGGGCTTCGTGGCATTCGCCTACTCTGTGAAG TCTAGGGACCGGAAGATGGTCGGCGACATCACTGGGGCCCAGAGCTACGCCTCCACTGCCAAGTGCCTGAACATCTGCGCCCTGGTCCTGGGCCTCCTTCTGACTATCGTCCTCATCATCCTTGTGTCCACCATCTCCCTGTGA
- the LOC128068749 gene encoding interferon-induced transmembrane protein 3-like — protein MNCTSQLVFTGAHGAVPPGYEVLKEEHEVAVLGAPQSPAPVTTTVINIRSDTAVPDHIVWSLFNTVFMNWCCLGFVAFAYSVKSRDRKMVGDITGAQSYASTAKCLNICALVLGLLLTIVLIILVSTGSLMIVQAISELIQNYGGH, from the exons ATGAACTGCACATCCCAGCTCGTATTCACTGGGGCCCACGGTGCGGTGCCCCCAGGCTATGAGGTGCTCAAGGAGGAGCACGAGGTGGCCGTGCTGGGGGCGCCCCAGAGCCCGGCGCCCGTGACGACCACGGTGATCAACATCCGCAGCGACACCGCCGTGCCCGACCACATCGTGTGGTCCCTGTTCAACACCGTCTTCATGAACTGGTGCTGCCTGGGCTTCGTGGCATTCGCCTACTCTGTGAAG TCTAGGGACCGGAAGATGGTCGGCGACATCACTGGGGCCCAGAGCTACGCCTCCACTGCCAAGTGCCTGAACATCTGCGCCCTGGTCCTGGGCCTCCTTCTGACTATCGTCCTCATCATCCTTGTGTCCACCGGCTCCCTGATGATCGTTCAAGCAATCTCGGAGCTCATACAGAACTACGGAGGCCACTAG
- the LOC128069024 gene encoding interferon-induced transmembrane protein 1-like, protein MLKEEHEVAVLGAPQSQVAMLGAPQGQAPATTTVINIRSDTAVPDHIVWSLFNTVFMNWCCLGFVAFAYSVKSRDRKMIGDITGAQSYASTAKCLNIWALVLGIFLTIGSIVVLVFIYVAVYRTALEIMKNRGY, encoded by the exons ATGCTCAAGGAGGAGCACGAGGTGGCCGTGCTGGGGGCGCCCCAGAGCCAGGTGGCCATGCTGGGGGCGCCCCAGGGCCAGGCGCCCGCGACGACCACGGTGATCAACATCCGCAGCGACACCGCCGTGCCCGACCACATCGTGTGGTCCCTGTTCAACACCGTCTTCATGAACTGGTGCTGCCTGGGCTTCGTGGCATTCGCCTACTCTGTGAAG TCTAGGGACCGGAAGATGATCGGCGACATCACTGGGGCCCAGAGCTATGCCTCCACCGCCAAGTGCCTGAACATCTGGGCCCTGGTCctgggcatctttctgaccatTGGATCGATCGTTGTTCTCGTGTTCATCTACGTGGCAGTCTACCGTACGGCTTTGGAGATAATGAAAAATAGAGGCTACTAG
- the IFITM5 gene encoding interferon-induced transmembrane protein 5, which produces MDTSYPREDPGAPTARKADGSAHTALALGAPRPPPRDHLIWSVFSTLYLNLCCLGFLALAYSIKARDQKVAGDLEAARRLGSKAKCCNILATMWALVPPLLLLALVLTGALHLSRLAKGSAAFFSTKFDDADSD; this is translated from the exons ATGGACACGTCGTACCCCCGCGAGGACCCCGGGGCCCCGACGGCCCGCAAGGCCGACGGCAGCGCCCACACGGCCCTGGCGCTGGGGGCGCCGCGACCCCCACCTCGAGACCACTTGATCTGGTCGGTGTTCAGCACCCTCTACCTGAACCTGTGCTGCCTCGGCTTCCTGGCGCTGGCCTACTCCATCAAG GCCCGAGACCAGAAGGTGGCTGGGGATCTGGAGGCAGCCCGGCGCCTCGGCTCCAAGGCCAAGTGCTGCAACATCCTGGCCACGATGTGGGCGCTGGTGCCACCGCTCCTGCTCCTGGCGCTGGTGCTGACCGGCGCCCTGCACCTGTCTCGGCTGGCCAAGGGCTCCGCCGCCTTCTTCAGCACCAAGTTCGACGACGCCGACTCTGACTGA